Proteins encoded by one window of Vitis vinifera cultivar Pinot Noir 40024 chromosome 10, ASM3070453v1:
- the LOC100852447 gene encoding cysteine-rich repeat secretory protein 38, which produces MEACHLTVMSLVLVSIVMLLFGHCHADTNVSAGTECSEADNSTLENSFQTNLNNLLDSLSSNVPLNNGFYRATMGKSSHKIYGLVQCRGDVSARDCANCTKESVAVALHQCSKSKQVGVWFTWCFLRYSDENFFGVVEPSFAAIDYGADFDDPVVVSKGLAFMGGLISGAPKQRLMFQMAVLDVGESGNRYGMAQCTRDISRTDCSKCLDAQLGGLGSTLSNKRGWEIYGKSCSMWYHDYQFYTNISTTTASEGELI; this is translated from the coding sequence ATGGAGGCATGCCATTTGACAGTGATGAGTTTGGTTCTGGTATCAATTGTGATGTTGTTATTTGGCCATTGCCATGCTGATACCAATGTGAGTGCTGGGACTGAGTGCTCAGAAGCAGATAATTCAACACTTGAGAACTCATTCCAGACCAATCTAAACAATCTTCTGGATTCACTTTCATCAAATGTGCCTCTCAACAATGGCTTCTACAGAGCCACAATGGGTAAAAGTTCCCACAAGATTTATGGCCTGGTGCAATGTAGAGGTGATGTTTCAGCCAGAGATTGTGCTAACTGCACCAAGGAGTCTGTTGCGGTAGCCTTGCATCAATGCTCAAAGAGCAAGCAAGTTGGGGTTTGGTTCACATGGTGTTTCCTGCGATATTCGGATGAGAATTTCTTTGGTGTTGTGGAACCAAGTTTTGCAGCCATTGACTATGGGGCTGATTTTGATGATCCAGTTGTGGTTTCAAAAGGACTTGCATTCATGGGTGGGCTAATATCTGGAGCTCCAAAGCAGCGGCTGATGTTCCAGATGGCGGTGTTGGATGTTGGAGAAAGTGGGAACAGGTATGGCATGGCTCAATGCACCAGAGATATTAGCAGGACTGACTGCagcaagtgcttggatgctcagtTGGGTGGTCTAGGATCGACACTTTCAAATAAAAGAGGATGGGAGATTTATGGGAAGAGTTGCAGCATGTGGTACCATGACTACCAGTTCTATACTAACATCTCCACGACAACTGCAAGTGAAGGTGAGTTAATTTGA